A part of Mycolicibacterium sp. TUM20985 genomic DNA contains:
- a CDS encoding LLM class F420-dependent oxidoreductase, whose protein sequence is MKFTITHPMHTHPYNPELVSGSGIGAVAAAAEAAGIHGFGFTDHPAPTQRWLESGGHDALDPFVAMGFAAARTSTLRLIPNVVVLPYRNPFVVAKAGATLDLLSDGRFTLAVGVGYLKREFAALGVNFEERGALFEEALQVIRAVWTNDDVFFEGRHFTATGITAHPRPVSRPHPPIWIGGNTAAARRRVVEHGDGWCPFPAPAVLAQTARTAAMESLDDLAAGLDDLRRRCDAAGRDPSAMDVTFTNGEGGSPADADFNADEFLSGIEKLEALGVTWTQVHLPGDSLAHALETIDRFGQRVVGAG, encoded by the coding sequence GTGAAGTTCACGATCACCCATCCGATGCACACCCACCCCTACAACCCGGAACTGGTCAGCGGCAGCGGGATCGGCGCGGTCGCCGCGGCGGCGGAGGCGGCGGGCATCCACGGATTCGGCTTCACCGATCATCCCGCGCCGACCCAGCGGTGGTTGGAATCCGGCGGCCACGACGCTCTGGATCCCTTCGTCGCGATGGGGTTCGCGGCCGCCCGCACGAGCACGCTGCGCTTGATCCCCAACGTGGTGGTGCTCCCGTACCGAAATCCGTTCGTGGTGGCCAAGGCGGGGGCGACGCTGGACCTGCTGTCCGACGGACGCTTCACCCTCGCGGTGGGTGTGGGGTATCTGAAGCGTGAATTCGCGGCTTTGGGTGTAAATTTCGAGGAACGGGGCGCCCTCTTCGAGGAGGCGCTGCAGGTGATCCGCGCGGTGTGGACCAACGATGACGTCTTCTTCGAGGGCAGGCACTTCACCGCCACCGGGATCACCGCACACCCCAGACCGGTGAGCCGGCCACACCCGCCGATATGGATCGGCGGCAACACCGCCGCCGCACGGCGCAGGGTGGTCGAACACGGTGACGGCTGGTGCCCGTTCCCGGCGCCGGCGGTGCTGGCCCAGACGGCGCGCACGGCCGCCATGGAGTCGCTCGACGACCTCGCGGCGGGCCTCGACGATCTCCGGCGCAGATGTGACGCGGCGGGCCGGGATCCGTCGGCAATGGACGTCACGTTCACCAACGGAGAGGGCGGAAGTCCCGCGGACGCGGACTTCAACGCCGACGAATTCCTCTCGGGTATCGAGAAACTCGAGGCGCTCGGCGTCACCTGGACGCAGGTGCACCTCCCCGGTGACAGCCTGGCCCATGCCCTCGAGACCATCGACCGATTCGGCCAGCGGGTCGTCGGTGCCGGCTGA
- a CDS encoding nuclear transport factor 2 family protein: MNEGGHLVELTDLVEIESLKQLKARYCRLLDGKDWEAWRLLFTDDFVSDTSKAGGKSIRGADDFVAFTRANLKKPSQVTAHQVHSPELELTSPTTARGIWALEDVVRLAPGITLRGYGHYHETYEKVDGQWRIKTSTLTRLREDVFNAFLTVYVSATMKKVGAGLARRLAK; the protein is encoded by the coding sequence GTGAACGAGGGAGGGCATCTGGTGGAACTAACCGATCTGGTGGAAATCGAGTCGCTGAAGCAGCTGAAGGCGCGCTACTGCAGACTCCTCGACGGCAAGGACTGGGAGGCCTGGCGCCTCCTCTTCACCGACGACTTCGTCAGCGATACCTCCAAGGCGGGCGGGAAGTCGATTCGCGGCGCCGACGACTTCGTCGCGTTCACGCGGGCCAACTTGAAGAAGCCGTCGCAGGTGACGGCCCACCAGGTGCACTCCCCGGAACTCGAGCTCACCTCGCCAACCACCGCGCGGGGGATCTGGGCGCTCGAAGACGTCGTCAGGCTGGCGCCCGGAATCACCCTGCGCGGCTACGGGCATTATCACGAGACGTACGAAAAGGTCGATGGTCAATGGCGCATCAAGACATCCACCCTGACCCGGTTGCGGGAGGACGTCTTCAACGCGTTCCTCACCGTCTACGTCTCCGCGACGATGAAGAAGGTGGGCGCGGGGTTGGCGCGGAGGCTCGCGAAATGA
- a CDS encoding phosphotransferase family protein translates to MTDRGPSTVRRLLGSVVPTARLGAHLGHGVQRLATDSALGRRRRFPRRVEDLTAEVLSGLTGLRVDSVSVIDGEAGTSSRARLALAGRDVPASVFVKLSAATAATRMLGELARLGETESRFYGELAPLLGAGIPRSHGSAFDSVTGRYVVILEDMATTPCQFADTLNPLSVDQMASLMEVFAGLHGAFWGKLPEKGDGAGRFGWLMAPSTDPANLLTPSLMKMSAGKLADRTTIPIESGRFLWENYQVATEIVDSGTHTVLHGDSHPGNTYFRDGRAGLLDWQVVRRGHPSRDLTYTLVLGLPTTERQSAERELLDVYRAALAASGGPELDGDELWTRYRQAVTYAFVSPLTTAGLGGMQSEAISLEGLARAVAAIEDLETVAALAKSM, encoded by the coding sequence GTGACTGATCGTGGCCCGTCGACGGTTCGGCGCCTGCTCGGGTCCGTCGTGCCCACAGCTCGCCTCGGTGCGCACCTCGGGCACGGTGTGCAGCGCCTCGCGACCGACTCGGCGCTCGGGCGGAGGCGACGCTTTCCCCGTCGCGTTGAGGATCTCACCGCCGAGGTGTTGTCGGGTTTGACGGGGTTGCGGGTCGACTCGGTGTCGGTCATCGACGGTGAGGCGGGGACGTCATCGAGAGCCCGGCTCGCTCTTGCCGGAAGGGACGTGCCCGCTTCGGTCTTCGTCAAGCTGTCGGCGGCGACGGCGGCCACCAGGATGCTCGGCGAACTCGCCCGACTCGGTGAGACCGAATCCCGGTTCTACGGTGAGCTGGCACCCCTTCTCGGGGCGGGGATCCCGAGGTCGCACGGCTCGGCGTTCGATTCGGTGACCGGACGCTACGTCGTGATCCTCGAGGACATGGCTACGACGCCGTGTCAGTTCGCCGACACGCTGAACCCGTTGTCGGTTGATCAGATGGCGTCGCTGATGGAGGTGTTCGCCGGCCTGCACGGTGCATTCTGGGGAAAGCTTCCCGAGAAGGGCGACGGTGCAGGGCGATTCGGTTGGCTGATGGCTCCCTCGACGGATCCGGCGAACCTGCTGACACCCTCACTGATGAAGATGTCGGCCGGCAAGCTCGCCGACCGGACCACGATTCCGATCGAGTCCGGTCGCTTCCTCTGGGAGAACTACCAGGTGGCCACGGAGATCGTCGATTCGGGCACGCACACCGTGCTGCATGGAGACTCCCACCCCGGCAACACCTATTTCCGGGACGGCCGTGCCGGCCTGCTCGACTGGCAGGTGGTCAGGCGAGGACATCCGTCCCGCGATCTGACCTACACGCTCGTACTGGGCCTGCCGACCACCGAGCGGCAGAGCGCCGAGCGCGAGCTGCTCGACGTCTATCGCGCCGCGCTGGCGGCGTCCGGCGGGCCGGAGCTCGACGGCGACGAGCTGTGGACCCGCTACCGTCAGGCCGTCACCTATGCCTTCGTCTCACCGCTGACCACCGCTGGGCTTGGCGGCATGCAGAGTGAAGCCATCTCCCTGGAGGGGCTGGCGCGCGCGGTCGCCGCTATCGAGGATCTCGAAACCGTTGCAGCGCTGGCGAAGTCGATGTGA
- a CDS encoding SRPBCC family protein: MGIVTTSSETAFSHSPETLYDFVTNPSNWTKTYPGSAHVGSSSNDLPLKVGDTWTEAGPDGERIFTWHLAIAVRPTMWVFTSVGKLGHDREGNGGMPGRITVQYHFTQPGEGITLFARTMTVEAYRDSPMPDGFFRMVNPANIDKYHAAIARELAATPAI; this comes from the coding sequence TTGGGCATCGTCACCACCAGCTCGGAGACCGCGTTCTCGCACTCCCCCGAGACCCTCTACGACTTCGTCACCAACCCGTCGAACTGGACGAAGACCTATCCCGGGAGCGCACACGTCGGCAGCAGCTCGAACGACCTGCCGTTGAAGGTCGGCGACACCTGGACCGAGGCGGGTCCGGATGGCGAACGGATCTTTACCTGGCACCTCGCCATCGCCGTGCGCCCGACGATGTGGGTCTTCACCTCCGTCGGCAAGCTCGGTCACGACCGAGAGGGCAACGGGGGGATGCCGGGACGGATCACGGTGCAGTACCACTTCACGCAGCCCGGCGAGGGCATCACCCTGTTCGCGCGAACCATGACGGTCGAGGCCTATCGGGACTCACCCATGCCCGACGGCTTCTTCCGAATGGTCAACCCGGCCAACATCGACAAGTATCACGCGGCGATCGCCCGCGAGCTGGCGGCCACGCCCGCCATCTAG
- a CDS encoding alpha/beta hydrolase yields MTLRLAQELRHLAEFRTDLSAAGLPALRDSLNARRRESASALEWSDVDVVDEWVAGDDGPEVPIRVYRGGSSGAPAVLFCHSGAFVLGNLDTDHRQCLEWARRASCTVVSVDYRLAPEHPHPAGLDDALAVLEWIAAKGNPLDVDTDRLAVSGSSAGGAIAARLAQRAAAGTAPPIAFQLLHQPVLDDAPTPSKEEFLTTPGFDGPATRQMWRHVAGAEFVPPDAVPARADDLSGLAAALITCSELDPLRDEAVQYALRLMRSGVSTELHVFPGTCHGFDSLMPEWEVSQQLFALQGAALRRALHGAG; encoded by the coding sequence GTGACGCTGCGGCTCGCCCAGGAGCTGCGGCACCTCGCCGAGTTTCGGACCGACCTCTCGGCCGCGGGCCTTCCTGCCCTGCGGGATTCCCTGAATGCTCGACGTCGGGAGAGCGCCTCGGCGCTCGAGTGGTCAGATGTCGACGTGGTCGACGAGTGGGTCGCTGGCGACGATGGACCCGAGGTTCCGATCCGCGTCTACCGCGGCGGATCGTCGGGTGCGCCCGCCGTGCTGTTCTGCCATTCCGGTGCGTTCGTCCTGGGGAATCTCGACACCGATCACCGGCAGTGCCTGGAGTGGGCGCGGCGAGCGAGTTGCACGGTGGTGTCCGTCGACTATCGCCTAGCCCCCGAACACCCACATCCCGCCGGTCTCGACGACGCGTTGGCGGTACTCGAATGGATTGCGGCGAAGGGCAATCCGTTGGACGTCGACACCGACCGGCTCGCGGTGTCGGGGAGCAGCGCCGGCGGCGCGATCGCCGCCCGGCTCGCGCAACGGGCGGCAGCCGGGACCGCGCCACCGATCGCATTCCAGCTGCTGCACCAACCGGTGCTCGATGATGCGCCGACCCCATCGAAGGAGGAGTTCCTCACCACCCCGGGCTTCGACGGTCCCGCCACCCGGCAGATGTGGCGGCACGTCGCCGGTGCCGAGTTCGTACCGCCGGATGCGGTACCTGCCCGCGCCGATGACCTGAGCGGCCTGGCAGCTGCGCTCATCACCTGTTCGGAACTCGATCCGCTGCGCGACGAGGCGGTCCAGTACGCCCTTCGGCTGATGCGGTCGGGTGTCTCGACCGAACTGCACGTGTTCCCGGGTACCTGTCACGGGTTCGATTCTCTGATGCCGGAATGGGAAGTCAGCCAACAGCTGTTCGCGCTCCAGGGCGCGGCACTTCGTCGCGCGCTGCACGGGGCCGGCTAG